A single window of Leishmania infantum JPCM5 genome chromosome 35 DNA harbors:
- a CDS encoding putative 60S ribosomal protein L5, with product MPFVKVVKNKAYFKRFQVKYRRRREGKTDYHARRQMVLQDKTKFGSPKYRLVVRITNKDIIAQIVQAKIVGDEVVMAAYAHELPAFGIEHGLTNYAAAYATGLLLARRTLAKLGIADKFQGAKEADGSYSAVRTKKDDEGDDEERFPFKAILDVGLARTTTGARVFGVLKGAVDGGMAVPHRPNRFPGYNKEKSSLDAKVHRDRIFGKHVAEYLKQVKEEASSNPDEKCVQFSRYMAAKVLPESIEGMYKKAHAAIRADPSKSLPKKAKKEGVAHKSYKTKKLSGAEKRAAAKAKVAAIRERLGK from the coding sequence ATGCCGTTCGTCAAGGTCGTGAAGAACAAGGCGTACTTCAAGCGCTTCCAGGTGAAgtaccgccgtcgccgcgaggGCAAGACGGACTaccacgcgcgccgccagaTGGTGCTGCAGGACAAGACGAAGTTCGGCTCGCCCAAGTACCGCCTTGTTGTGCGCATCACGAACAAGGACATCATTGCGCAGATCGTGCAGGCGAAGAtcgtcggcgacgaggtggtgatggccgCGTACGCGCACGAGCTGCCTGCGTTCGGCATTGAGCACGGCCTGACAAACTACGCTGCTGCGTACGCGACTGgtctgctgctggcgcgccgcacgctgGCGAAGCTGGGCATCGCGGACAAGTTCCAGggcgcgaaggaggcggacgGCTCGTACTCTGCTGTGCGCACGAAGAaggacgacgagggcgacgacgaggagcgctTCCCGTTCAAGGCGATCCTGGACGTCGGGCTTGCGCGCACGACGACCGGCGCCCGCGTGTTCGGCGTGCTGAAGGGCGCGGTGGACGGCGGTATGgctgtgccgcaccgccCCAACCGCTTCCCCGGCTACAACAAGGAGAAGAGCTCGCTGGACGCGAAGGTGCACCGCGACCGCATCTTTGGCAAGCACGTGGCGGAGTACCTGAAGCaggtgaaggaggaggcgagctCGAACCCCGACGAGAAGTGCGTGCAGTTCTCGAGGTACATGGCCGCGAAGGTTTTGCCGGAGAGCATCGAGGGCATGTACAAgaaggcgcacgcggcgATCCGCGCGGACCCGTCGAAGTCGCTgccgaagaaggcgaagaaggagggCGTCGCGCACAAGAGCTACAAGACGAAGAAGCTGAGCGGCGCGGAGAAGAGGGCCGCCGCGAAGGCGAAGGTCGCGGCCATCCGCGAGCGCCTCGGCAAGTAA
- a CDS encoding putative ribosomal protein L15 produces the protein MGAFMYLNELWKKKSSDVMRFIQRIRSWEFRHQHTVVRLRRPTRPEKARMLGYKTKQGFCVFRVRVRRGGRKRPVHKGITYGKPKTSGVLGMKLNKNNQAVAEQRLGKRFGNLRVLNSYWVNMDSTFKWYEVIAVDPMCKTIRRDPRINWIVNSVHKHREQRGLTSAGRKHRGLRHKGHKASKLRPSYRAAWRRNNRIVFLRKR, from the coding sequence ATGGGGGCTTTCATGTACTTGAACGAGCTGTGGAAGAAGAAGTCTTCCGATGTGATGCGCTTTATCCAGCGTATCCGCTCGTGGGAGTTCCGTCACCAGCACACGgtggtgcgcctgcgccgccccaCGCGCCCGGAGAAGGCCCGCATGCTTGGCTACAAGACGAAGCAGGGCTTCTGCGTGttccgcgtgcgcgtgcgccgtggTGGCCGCAAACGCCCGGTCCACAAGGGTATCACGTACGGTAAGCCGAAGACCAGCGGTGTGCTCGGCATGAAGCTCAACAAGAACAACCAGGCCGTTGCGGAGCAGCGTCTGGGCAAGCGCTTCGGCAACCTGCGCGTGCTGAACTCGTACTGGGTGAACATGGACTCCACGTTCAAATGGTACGAGGTCATCGCCGTTGACCCGATGTGCAAGACCATCCGCCGCGACCCCCGCATCAACTGGATCGTCAACTCCGTGCATAAGCACCGCGAGCAGCGCGGTCTGACCTCTGCTGGTCGCAAGCACCGTGGTCTGCGCCACAAGGGTCACAAGGCCTCCAAGCTGCGCCCGTCGTACCGCGCTGCGTGGCGCCGCAACAACCGCATCGTGTTCCTGCGCAAGCGTTAA
- a CDS encoding putative 60S Ribosomal protein L36 — MSAPTPRTGIIAGFNKGHVTTRRPRQPSPNDRFAVPHKHLRAVKAIIADLVGLSPLEKRVQEFLRVGKEKRALKYCKKRLGDFTAAKKKRAKMEEALRHATKKHH, encoded by the coding sequence ATGTCTGCTCCCACTCCCCGCACCGGCATTATTGCCGGCTTCAACAAGGGTCATGTGACGAcccgccgcccgcgccaGCCGTCGCCGAACGACCGGTTTGCCGTACCCCACAAGCACCTGCGCGCTGTGAAAGCCATCATTGCGGACCTCGTCGGCCTTTCTCCCCTGGAGAAGCGCGTGCAGGAGTTTCTGCGTGTCGGCAAGGAGAAGCGTGCCTTGAAGTACTGCAAGAAGCGTCTTGGCGACTTTACTGCAGCCAAGAAGAAGCGTGcgaagatggaggaggcgcttcGCCATGCGACCAAGAAGCACCACTAG
- a CDS encoding ribosomal protein L32-like protein — protein sequence MPSSIPDYQRTEKRAVAVFGWSRTEVGMPRWQQAEDVGRLAAQNGFTVITGGYGGSMEAVSKGAREVRDAAAAGSAAASAEVVGIVVSEVFPDRLTEGNKYLTKLLDSTSMLHRIEQLTTHSRYFIVLPGTTGTLQELVTIWVQKTIHPSDLPMPVIVAFRDPWEKCCQGIIESLQLSSHQANAIHFVDTPEEAIEWIVKDATGEIDGSRA from the coding sequence ATGCCATCTTCCATTCCGGACTACCAGCGCACGGAGAAGCGCGCAGTCGCCGTCTTTGGGTGGTCGCGCACGGAGGTTGGCatgccgcggtggcagcaggcTGAGGATGTCGGCCGTCTTGCCGCTCAGAACGGCTTTACTGTCATCACGGGCGGCTACGGCGGTTCTATGGAGGCCGTCAGCaaaggcgcgcgcgaggtgagggatgcggcagcggcaggctctgctgccgcgtcaGCCGAGGTTGTCGGCATCGTCGTGTCGGAGGTGTTCCCTGATCGCCTCACGGAGGGGAACAAGTACCTGACCAAGTTGTTGGACTCGACTTCGATGCTGCACCGCATCGAGCAGCTCACTACCCACTCCCGCTACTTTATCGTTCTGCCTGGGACGACAGGCACGCTGCAGGAGTTGGTGACCATTTGGGTGCAGAAGACCATCCACCCCAGCGACCTTCCAATGCCGGTGATCGTCGCGTTCCGTGACCCGTGGGAGAAGTGCTGCCAGGGCATCATTGAATCTCTCCAGCTCTCTTCCCACCAGGCCAACGCGATCCATTTTGTCGACACTCCAGAGGAAGCCATTGAGTGGATCGTGAAGGATGCCACGGGGGAGATCGACGGCTCGCGGGCTTGA